From Scytonema millei VB511283:
TTTTGCTGTATGCCAAGCCCCAGGTACTTCAATTTGCCCAATTGGAGCTGAATAGTTTCATTGCCGGAATTTTACCATCGCTGCGAACTATGCCCTCAGCCATGCGGCGGCGGATTGAATTTTTCCCAACACCAACCCCGATCGAGGTTTTAGCCGATGCCAATAAACTGAAGCAGGTATTTATCAATTTGGTAGACAATGCCTGTGAAGCCGTGAAAGACGATGAAGTAATTTCTTGGCAAGTGGAATTAGAAGAGACTGCCAAGCGAGTCAAGATTTACATTTGCAATGGTGGCGATTGCATTCCTCCGGAGATCTTACCAAAACTAACAAAACCGTTCTACACCACAAAGCTTTCTGGTACGGGATTGGGTTTATCGATTGTCAAGCGGATTGTCGAGGCTCATGGGGGAGAATTTGCGATCGCTTCTTCTACAGCAGAAGGCACGATCGTCAGCGTCCAATTACCTGTAATAGATTACTCTCGCAATACATAACCTACACCCCGCACGGTATGGAGCAAACGCTTTTCGTTGTTTTCTTCCAGTTTCAGGCGCAGGTAGCGAATATAAACTTCAATTACATTGGAATCGCCGACAAAGTCATAACCCCAAACTTTTTCTAAAATTTGGTCTCTGGTAAATACTTGACGCGGGTGGCTCAGCAGGTATTCTAGTAGATCGAATTCTTTCACAGTTAGTTCGATCGCCCGCTGACCGCGCAATACTTCACGGGTACGGCGATTTAAGCTCAAATCCTCAAATTGCATTAAATCTAAATCTGGTTCGCTATTCCGGCGTAGATGGGCGCGAATTCTGGCGAGTAATTCCTCAATACTGAAGGGTTTAACTACGTAATCATCAGCACCCGCATCCAAACCAGTGACGCGATCGCCCACTTCATCTCTTGCTGTCAACAAAATTACGGGAATCTTGTTGCCAGTAGCACGCAGGCGACGGCACAGTTCCACTCCTGTCAACCCTGGTAGCATCCAATCTAGAATTGCCAGATCGAATGATGACTCTCGCGCCAATGTCAATCCCGCCATGCCATCATGCGCTACGCTGACGCGATAGCCTTCGCTGCTCAGTTCTAGTTCCAAAAACCGAGCCAGCTTGATTTCATCTTCAACCAGGAGAATATGTGCTGTCACGGTCTTACTCCCGATCGGTTATATTTTGTTGCTGATGAGAAGCCACTAGCATCGGTTTCTCCCAATTCATCCATATTGCCACGTAAGCCAATCCGAGCCGAAAAAGCTCAAGTGAGGTGAAATTTTAGTGCAGAGATGTCACTTTTTACTATTCTAATTTTGCCTACTTTCCTAAGGAAATTTTCTCCGAAATGCATGACAATAGCACATATCTATACAGAACTTATCAATTAGTATTTGAAAATTCATTTTTGCAGAGTGTTTTTCTGCGAATTGAATGCGACTTGAATCAAATTTAGCCATCAATAGTAGGCAGTTATAGGAAATATCATAGTTATTTGAACTGAACGTAATTTCGCGTCGCTGCTTTGTCGATTTCCATTTGCAGGAAAAAGTTTAAGACTGTCCGCAAAACGACTATAGCGCCCAATTGACCGATCTCCGTCCAAGTAGGTGCGATCGCGGTACGGAGAATATCTGCTGCTAGTTCAAATTCCAGTGCTAGCGACAGCCATCTGCCAAATCGCAAGCGGATCTCTTCTTTGACTGCATCGGGCAATCGCCGCCGCACGAAAAACAATACAAAAGCTTTAAAAGTGGCCTCTACTGCAGCAAAACCAATTATTAAACCAGCACCAGCTTCTACACCAACTGCTAAATTGGCAGTTAATTGCTTGAATAGGTCTTCCATTTTACCTACTCCTAATTTCTGGAAAAACTATTGCTTTTAATGCGATCGCTGTAGCAGTTTTTGCGATGATGCTTTGTCTTGTCTTTCATACTCGCCGTATTGCTGAATTAGCTTTGCCACTAAACCCGTCCATCCAGTTTGATGACTAGCACCAATTCCCGCGCCGTTATCGCCGTGGAAGTATTCGTAGAACAAAATCAAATCTTGCCAATCAGGATCGGTTTGAAACTTTTGAGTTCCGCCATGAACGGGGCGATCGCCGGATGAGTTTTTCAGAAAAATCCGCATTAACCTTTGAGATAATTCAGTTGCAACTTCCCACAACGTCATCATTTGACCGGAACCTGTAGGGCATTCAACTTGAAAATCGTCTCCCAAATAATGATGAAATTTTTGTAGAGATTCAATCAGTAGAAAATTTACTGGAAACCAAACGGGACCGCGCCAATTAGAATTACCACCAAACAAACCGCTACTAGATTCTGCGGGTTCGTAATCGACGCGAAATTGAGTACCGTTGACATTAAAAACATAAGGATATTCGGCATGGTAGCGGGAAATTCCTCGAATCCCATAATCTCCGAAAAATTCAGTTTCATCCAGCATTTTTTGTAAAATTCGCTGCAACTTATCGCGGTAGACAATAGCCAGCAATCTTCGCTCTCCTACTCCCTCGCTTTTCATACAAGCAATATTTTGAGTGAGATCGGGGCGATTTTGAATAAACCATTCCACTCGCTTTTTAAAGCCTGGAAGTTGTTGTAGTGTTTCTGGTTCAATCGTTTCTACCGCAAATAACGGAATTAAGCCCACAAGCGATCGCACTTTTAAGCTAATCTGCTGCTCGTTAGGTAAATGCAGGACATCATAATAAAATCCATCTGCCTCATCCCAGAGAGATGCTTCCATTTCGCCAATGTGGTTCATGGCATCAGCGATATAGAGAAAATGCTCGAAGAATTTAGTCGCAATGTCTTCGTAAACGGGATTGGTTTTTGCTAACTCTAGGGCGATCGTTAGCATATTCAAGCAATACATCCCCATCCAGCTTGTACCGTCAGATTGATCGATGTGTCCCCCCGTTGGCAGCACGGCACTGCGATCGAATACGCCAATATTGTCTAAACCGAGAAATCCCCCTTGAAAGACATTTTTACCCTCTACATCTTTACGATTTACCCACCAAGTAAAATTCAGCAATAATTTCTGAAATACCCGCTCTAAGAAGACGCGATCGCTGCGTCCGTAAATTTTTTGTTCGATCTTGTAAACGCGCCAAGTTGCCCAAGCATGAACGGGTGGATTCACATCTCCAAATGCCCATTCATAAGCCGGAATTTGCCCGTTTGGATGCATGTACCATTCCCGCGTCATCACATCTAATTGATATTTGGCAAAATCTGGGTCGATTGTTGCTAGAGGAATGGCATGAAAGGCAAGATCCCAAGCGGCAAACCAAGGATATTCCCACTTATCAGGCATGGAGAGAATATCATCGCTGTAAAGGTGAAACCATTCGTGATTTCTAGCTGTTTTGCGATCGCTTGGTGGCTCAGGTGCAGCCGGATCGCCCTTGAGCCAATCTTCGACAACATAGTGGTAGTATTGCTTGCTCCAAAGCATTCCGGCAAAAGCCTGTCGTTGCACGTTACGCATATCCTCGCCCAGTGTAAAGGGAGTTATGCGCTGATAAAATTCATCGGCTTCTCGCTGGCGGCTGGAAAGGGTAGTATCGAATGTATCGAATGGAGATCCCCCCAACCCCCCTTGGTAAGGGGGGCTTTGAGATCCCCCCAACCCCCCTTGAGAAGGGAGGCAAGGAGATATATCGCTGAGTCGCAATTTAATGATTTGAGTTTCGCCTGCACCGACATTTAATAAATAATGAGCCGCAGCTTTAGTACCAAAAGATTCTGGGTTTACTGCCTCCTTTCGACCCTGTACGATGTAGTCGTTAATGCCATCTTTTACATAAGCAGAAGCATTAGGGAAATTAAATAACCGTGCGGTATTCGTTTCATTTTCTGTAAATAAGAGTTCTGTTTCCCCTTGACAATACAGATATCTTGTCCCTAACGTGGGATGAAAAGCACTAATAACACTCAAATCATGACCAGATTCAATTTTTTGCAGAATCGGCTTGCTCTCATCTGTAGTCCAAGACCAAGTATTGCGAAACCAGAGTGTCGGTAATATATGTAGCGTTTTCGCTTCTGCCCCCCTGTTTATTACCTGAATTTGAATCAGAATATCTTCAGCAGAATACTTTGCATATTCGACGAATACATCAAAGTAACGATTTTCATCAAATATACCTGTATCTATCAGTTCAAACTCCGGCTCTCTACGATTTCTGCGTTTATTTTCTTCCACTAATTGAGTGTAGGGAAATGCTTGATGTGGATATTTATAGAGTGCTTTCATGTAGGAATGAGTTGGAGTATTGTCAAGATAAAAGTAATATTCTTTGACATCTTCCCCGTGATTGCCTTCACTACCTGTGAGACCAAAAAGCCTTTCTTTGAGAATCGGATCTTCACCATTCCAA
This genomic window contains:
- a CDS encoding response regulator transcription factor, with product MTAHILLVEDEIKLARFLELELSSEGYRVSVAHDGMAGLTLARESSFDLAILDWMLPGLTGVELCRRLRATGNKIPVILLTARDEVGDRVTGLDAGADDYVVKPFSIEELLARIRAHLRRNSEPDLDLMQFEDLSLNRRTREVLRGQRAIELTVKEFDLLEYLLSHPRQVFTRDQILEKVWGYDFVGDSNVIEVYIRYLRLKLEENNEKRLLHTVRGVGYVLRE
- a CDS encoding DUF1622 domain-containing protein, with protein sequence MEDLFKQLTANLAVGVEAGAGLIIGFAAVEATFKAFVLFFVRRRLPDAVKEEIRLRFGRWLSLALEFELAADILRTAIAPTWTEIGQLGAIVVLRTVLNFFLQMEIDKAATRNYVQFK
- a CDS encoding MGH1-like glycoside hydrolase domain-containing protein, with amino-acid sequence MTTLTQEEIRLEAALTHKAHWRRWGPYLSDRQWSTVREDYSSYGTAWDYFTHDQARSRAYRWGEDGIAGISDNHQRLCFAIALWNGEDPILKERLFGLTGSEGNHGEDVKEYYFYLDNTPTHSYMKALYKYPHQAFPYTQLVEENKRRNRREPEFELIDTGIFDENRYFDVFVEYAKYSAEDILIQIQVINRGAEAKTLHILPTLWFRNTWSWTTDESKPILQKIESGHDLSVISAFHPTLGTRYLYCQGETELLFTENETNTARLFNFPNASAYVKDGINDYIVQGRKEAVNPESFGTKAAAHYLLNVGAGETQIIKLRLSDISPCLPSQGGLGGSQSPPYQGGLGGSPFDTFDTTLSSRQREADEFYQRITPFTLGEDMRNVQRQAFAGMLWSKQYYHYVVEDWLKGDPAAPEPPSDRKTARNHEWFHLYSDDILSMPDKWEYPWFAAWDLAFHAIPLATIDPDFAKYQLDVMTREWYMHPNGQIPAYEWAFGDVNPPVHAWATWRVYKIEQKIYGRSDRVFLERVFQKLLLNFTWWVNRKDVEGKNVFQGGFLGLDNIGVFDRSAVLPTGGHIDQSDGTSWMGMYCLNMLTIALELAKTNPVYEDIATKFFEHFLYIADAMNHIGEMEASLWDEADGFYYDVLHLPNEQQISLKVRSLVGLIPLFAVETIEPETLQQLPGFKKRVEWFIQNRPDLTQNIACMKSEGVGERRLLAIVYRDKLQRILQKMLDETEFFGDYGIRGISRYHAEYPYVFNVNGTQFRVDYEPAESSSGLFGGNSNWRGPVWFPVNFLLIESLQKFHHYLGDDFQVECPTGSGQMMTLWEVATELSQRLMRIFLKNSSGDRPVHGGTQKFQTDPDWQDLILFYEYFHGDNGAGIGASHQTGWTGLVAKLIQQYGEYERQDKASSQKLLQRSH